In Niveispirillum cyanobacteriorum, the following proteins share a genomic window:
- a CDS encoding putative quinol monooxygenase, with protein sequence MYGFDRSHDRGARKRDELASILLEGTGAMPGCLSYIVAADPTNPDALWITEAWDSKDSPRGKPETSVGSGGHCQGPSPDCRV encoded by the coding sequence ATGTATGGATTTGATCGGTCGCATGATCGCGGTGCCCGCAAGCGGGATGAGTTGGCGTCCATCCTGCTGGAAGGCACCGGCGCCATGCCGGGGTGCCTGTCCTATATCGTCGCTGCCGACCCCACGAACCCCGATGCGCTGTGGATCACGGAGGCGTGGGACAGCAAGGATAGTCCACGCGGCAAGCCTGAAACTTCCGTCGGTTCAGGCGGCCATTGCCAGGGGCCGTCCCCTGATTGCCGGGTTTGA